The Shewanella sp. MTB7 genome includes a window with the following:
- the htpG gene encoding molecular chaperone HtpG: MSQQETHGFQTEVKQLLNLMIHSLYSNKEIFLRELVSNAADAADKLRYEALTNDALYEGDGELRVRISTDKEKGTITIEDNGIGMTRDNVIEHLGTIAKSGTADFFKNLSGDESKDSQLIGQFGVGFYSSFIVADKVTVRTRAAGHSSDEGVLWESAGEGDFTVESIVKENRGTEIVLHLREEEKEFADDFRLRSIITKYSDHISVPVEMFEAGTPAVEASDDQEAIAATEGQWKPMNKATALWTRNKSDVSKEEYEEFYKHISHDYTDPLIWSHNRVEGKQEYTSLLYIPAKAPWDMWNRDRKHGLKLFVQRVFVMDDAEQFMPSYLRFVQGLIDSNDLPLNVSREILQDNKVTTALRTAVTKRVLGMLEKLAKNDAEKYQSFWAEFGQVLKEGPAEDFANKERIAGLLRFASTHTEDAAPTVSLADYVSRMQEGQDKIYYIVADSYEAAANSPHLELLRKKGIEVLLMSERIDEWLINHLTEFDGKQLHSVTRGDLELGSLEDASEKEAQEKLETESEGLVKRIKDALGDKVSTVKVTTRLTDTPACVVAGDGEMSTQMVKLMEAAGQSVPESKPTFEINPEHPLVSRLNDEQDETLFAQWSELLLQQAQLSEKGSLADPSAFIKLMNQMLLAQLK, encoded by the coding sequence ATGTCTCAACAAGAAACTCATGGCTTTCAAACTGAAGTCAAGCAACTACTTAACTTGATGATCCACTCTTTGTATTCAAACAAAGAGATTTTCTTGCGTGAATTGGTGTCCAACGCAGCCGATGCCGCAGATAAACTTCGTTATGAAGCGTTAACTAATGATGCGCTTTATGAAGGTGACGGTGAGCTGAGAGTTCGCATTAGTACAGATAAAGAGAAAGGTACTATTACCATAGAAGATAATGGTATCGGTATGACTCGTGACAATGTGATCGAGCATTTAGGGACGATTGCAAAGTCAGGTACAGCTGATTTCTTTAAGAACCTCTCTGGTGATGAATCAAAAGATTCACAGCTAATTGGTCAGTTTGGTGTCGGTTTCTACTCTTCATTTATTGTCGCCGATAAAGTGACAGTTCGTACTCGAGCAGCAGGTCATAGCAGTGACGAAGGCGTTCTATGGGAGTCCGCTGGTGAAGGCGACTTCACAGTAGAAAGCATTGTAAAAGAAAATCGTGGTACAGAAATTGTGCTTCATTTGCGCGAAGAGGAGAAAGAGTTTGCCGATGACTTCCGTCTACGTTCAATTATTACTAAATACTCAGATCACATCTCGGTGCCAGTTGAGATGTTTGAAGCTGGTACACCTGCTGTTGAAGCAAGCGATGATCAAGAAGCAATAGCGGCGACTGAAGGTCAGTGGAAGCCGATGAACAAGGCGACTGCACTATGGACTCGTAATAAGAGTGACGTATCTAAAGAGGAATATGAAGAGTTTTATAAGCATATCTCTCATGATTATACCGATCCGCTAATATGGAGCCATAACCGTGTTGAAGGTAAGCAAGAGTACACTAGCTTGCTCTATATTCCTGCAAAAGCACCTTGGGATATGTGGAATCGTGATCGTAAGCATGGGCTGAAATTATTTGTACAACGTGTCTTTGTTATGGATGATGCAGAGCAGTTTATGCCTAGCTACCTGCGTTTCGTACAAGGCCTGATCGATTCAAATGATCTGCCGTTAAACGTGTCTCGTGAGATTTTGCAAGATAACAAGGTAACGACAGCGCTTCGTACTGCAGTGACTAAGCGTGTCTTAGGCATGCTTGAGAAACTAGCGAAGAATGATGCTGAAAAATATCAGTCTTTTTGGGCTGAATTTGGTCAAGTGTTAAAAGAGGGGCCAGCAGAAGATTTTGCTAATAAAGAACGTATTGCAGGCTTGCTACGTTTCGCATCTACTCACACAGAAGATGCTGCGCCAACGGTTTCACTTGCTGATTACGTTAGTCGTATGCAGGAAGGGCAAGACAAGATTTACTACATAGTTGCTGACAGCTATGAAGCGGCTGCAAACAGTCCCCACTTAGAGCTACTGCGTAAGAAGGGCATCGAAGTCTTGTTGATGTCAGAGCGAATCGATGAGTGGTTGATCAATCACTTAACCGAGTTTGATGGTAAGCAACTTCATTCGGTAACGCGTGGTGATCTTGAACTAGGCTCTCTTGAAGATGCTAGTGAAAAAGAAGCGCAAGAGAAGTTAGAAACAGAATCTGAAGGCCTCGTTAAGCGTATCAAAGACGCACTTGGTGATAAAGTGTCAACGGTTAAAGTGACAACGCGTTTGACCGACACTCCTGCGTGTGTGGTTGCTGGTGACGGTGAAATGTCAACACAGATGGTTAAGTTAATGGAAGCGGCTGGTCAGTCAGTTCCTGAAAGTAAGCCTACTTTTGAGATTAACCCTGAGCATCCACTGGTGTCTCGTCTAAACGATGAGCAGGATGAAACGTTATTTGCTCAGTGGAGCGAGTTGCTTCTTCAACAAGCTCAGCTTTCAGAAAAAGGCAGTTTGGCTGATCCTTCAGCATTCATTAAGTTGATGAACCAGATGCTTTTAGCTCAATTAAAATAA
- a CDS encoding inosine/guanosine kinase translates to MKFPGQRKSKHYFPVQNRDPLLAQLTQQPKRFPTYVTGIDQTLVDIEAKVADEMLARYDLPKGNSTLIDDETAHTLYSELKSLQLISDEFAGGTIGNTVHNYSILADDRSVLFGVMSKNIEVGSYAYRYLCNTSSKVDLNYLQPVEGPIGRCFTLISECGERTFAISKGSMDKLSPEFINKEVVQGASALVLTAYLMRASDGDQISAAALKAIEYAKEAEVPVVLTLGTRFLIESDPLWWKKFIEENVTILAMNEDEGEALTGFKDPLQASETALELCDLVLTTAGALGLYMAGYTDDSEKRETTHTLLPGMIPEFNRYEFSRPKLKSACDTPIKVYAHISPYMGGPEKIRNTNGAGDGALAALLHDLASNTFHKANVPGSSKHKRDGLCYSSFSQVCKYANRVAYEVLAQHSPRLSSGLPEREDSLEEAYWER, encoded by the coding sequence ATGAAGTTTCCAGGTCAACGAAAGTCAAAGCATTACTTTCCTGTACAAAATCGTGACCCATTGTTGGCGCAACTCACTCAGCAACCTAAGCGGTTTCCAACGTACGTTACTGGTATAGATCAAACTTTGGTTGATATTGAAGCTAAAGTTGCTGATGAAATGCTTGCTCGTTATGACTTACCTAAAGGTAATTCAACCTTAATCGATGATGAGACTGCTCACACTTTATATTCAGAGTTAAAGAGTCTGCAGTTAATCAGTGATGAATTTGCTGGTGGTACGATTGGTAATACGGTTCACAACTACTCTATTCTTGCAGATGACAGATCAGTATTATTTGGTGTGATGAGCAAAAATATCGAAGTCGGCAGCTATGCTTACCGTTACCTTTGCAATACCTCTTCTAAAGTTGATCTTAACTATTTGCAACCGGTAGAAGGTCCAATAGGCCGTTGTTTTACGCTTATCTCTGAGTGTGGTGAGCGGACTTTTGCAATTAGTAAAGGTTCGATGGATAAGCTTAGCCCTGAGTTTATTAATAAAGAAGTAGTTCAAGGCGCTTCAGCTCTGGTTTTAACAGCTTATTTAATGAGAGCCAGCGATGGTGATCAGATCTCTGCTGCTGCATTAAAAGCGATTGAGTATGCTAAAGAGGCAGAGGTTCCTGTGGTATTAACCTTAGGTACACGCTTTTTAATTGAGAGCGATCCTCTGTGGTGGAAAAAGTTTATTGAAGAGAACGTCACCATTCTTGCGATGAATGAAGATGAAGGTGAAGCACTAACTGGTTTTAAAGATCCGCTTCAAGCAAGTGAAACAGCACTTGAGTTATGTGATCTCGTATTAACGACTGCAGGTGCGTTGGGTTTATACATGGCGGGTTACACGGATGACTCTGAAAAGCGTGAAACGACTCATACTTTATTGCCCGGTATGATCCCTGAGTTTAATCGTTACGAATTTTCTCGCCCTAAGTTAAAGTCGGCATGTGACACTCCAATTAAGGTGTATGCCCATATCTCACCTTACATGGGTGGCCCAGAGAAGATACGTAACACTAATGGCGCTGGTGATGGTGCCTTAGCCGCACTGCTTCATGATTTAGCTTCTAATACGTTCCATAAGGCGAACGTGCCGGGATCAAGTAAGCATAAACGTGATGGTCTATGTTATTCATCATTCTCACAAGTGTGTAAGTATGCTAATCGCGTCGCTTATGAAGTGTTAGCGCAACATAGTCCACGTTTGTCCAGTGGTTTGCCTGAGCGTGAAGACAGTTTGGAAGAAGCATACTGGGAAAGATAA
- the dnaX gene encoding DNA polymerase III subunit gamma/tau: protein MSYQVLARKWRPATFEQMVGQSHVLHALTNALTQQRLHHAYLFSGTRGVGKTSLARLFAKGLNCEQGVTATPCGQCSSCIEISEGRFVDLIEVDAASRTKVDDTRELLDNVQYRPSRGRFKVYLIDEVHMLSRSSFNALLKTLEEPPEHVKFLLATTDPQRLPVTVLSRCLQFNLKSLTQDEITQQLAHVLTQEVLPFDDQALSLLAKAANGSMRDGLSLTDQAIAFGGGEVRLSQVQTMLGCIDERHVITLFTALIQGDIAQLMQVTSQVLSFGADPQEVLRSLLELLHQITLSQFAPAAAQLSIHREQIKSFAEQLNPEQVQLYYQLLLTGRKDLPHAPDPKSGLEMALLRAVSFVPETPVKRWITDKPAIVSVSELNTINSKDTVASTRQASAALTNELITSSASVVEASRNEPRKELSEQQVSPPEVVDDEDSALDRLNSEQALILNQAASQGMEQEVIHSVAQTSQADDVEALISPIVAQNSVDPNAVSDEYYAQAAQFDAQQDYQEHFQEGYSDPYPESSGDDKHQLVQQSDVVNVSGSASTPEEDDILDAVLAARDSLLTQLSAEEPKESGGKKSESGRKEFVAPKRKPLKAVSHEATPTDDNKTPEIEAKSNSVENEDRPPWEEPVTPVIAEEEVVGDIPFSQAVEQHNSAIQGVKNPKPALDSKPLEVVPIHDGAVTGNDIDLKWYRLMSALDVGGRVRQLAVNSVCHHFVEPLALLLKPNQKHLSADVAIVQLEEALSRALDKEVHVTVSVGMDTTRETPLEIRQRFHQELLSQAHHGLMNDSHIQWLIAEMDAEFETDSLSYSPELLSLKGNTIELVDKSNFKTLPES from the coding sequence ATGTCTTATCAGGTGTTGGCCAGAAAATGGCGCCCTGCCACTTTTGAGCAAATGGTTGGCCAGTCTCATGTTTTACATGCGTTAACCAACGCACTCACTCAGCAAAGGTTACATCACGCTTATCTGTTTTCTGGTACTCGTGGGGTTGGCAAAACCAGTTTAGCACGACTCTTTGCAAAAGGTCTGAATTGTGAACAAGGTGTCACCGCGACGCCATGTGGTCAATGCTCAAGTTGTATTGAAATATCTGAAGGTCGTTTTGTCGATCTGATTGAAGTCGATGCAGCCTCAAGAACGAAAGTCGATGATACCCGTGAACTACTCGACAACGTCCAATATCGTCCTAGCCGTGGCCGTTTTAAGGTTTACTTAATCGATGAAGTGCATATGCTTTCGCGAAGCAGTTTTAATGCGCTACTTAAGACGTTGGAAGAGCCACCAGAACATGTAAAATTTTTACTTGCCACAACCGATCCACAGCGACTTCCTGTCACTGTGTTATCACGTTGTTTGCAATTTAACCTAAAGAGTCTGACCCAAGACGAAATCACACAGCAGCTTGCTCATGTCTTGACCCAAGAGGTTTTACCCTTTGACGACCAAGCCTTAAGCTTATTAGCTAAAGCGGCTAATGGCAGTATGCGTGATGGATTAAGCCTGACTGATCAAGCGATCGCGTTTGGTGGTGGTGAAGTTAGATTGAGCCAAGTTCAGACCATGCTAGGTTGTATTGACGAACGACACGTTATCACCCTTTTTACTGCGCTTATCCAAGGTGATATCGCGCAACTTATGCAAGTGACTTCTCAAGTGCTCTCGTTTGGTGCAGATCCTCAAGAGGTGCTGCGTAGTTTGCTAGAACTGCTACATCAAATAACCTTAAGCCAATTTGCTCCTGCAGCTGCTCAACTCTCTATTCATCGTGAACAGATTAAATCTTTTGCCGAGCAGTTAAACCCAGAGCAAGTGCAGCTTTATTATCAATTACTGCTTACTGGACGTAAAGATCTTCCCCATGCACCTGATCCAAAGTCGGGTCTGGAGATGGCGTTACTCAGGGCGGTGTCATTTGTACCTGAGACGCCAGTTAAGCGTTGGATTACCGATAAGCCTGCCATCGTTTCAGTGTCGGAACTCAATACGATTAATTCAAAGGATACCGTTGCAAGTACAAGGCAAGCAAGTGCTGCACTAACCAATGAGCTCATAACATCGTCAGCTTCAGTTGTTGAAGCATCTAGAAATGAGCCACGTAAAGAGTTAAGTGAACAACAGGTATCTCCTCCAGAAGTCGTTGATGATGAAGACAGTGCACTTGATCGTTTAAACAGTGAACAGGCGTTAATATTAAACCAGGCTGCAAGTCAGGGGATGGAACAAGAGGTGATTCACTCAGTGGCTCAAACCAGCCAAGCTGATGATGTCGAAGCACTAATTTCTCCTATCGTTGCCCAAAATTCAGTAGACCCTAACGCTGTTTCCGATGAATATTATGCTCAAGCAGCGCAGTTTGATGCCCAACAGGATTATCAAGAACATTTTCAAGAAGGTTATTCAGACCCATATCCTGAATCATCTGGAGACGACAAGCATCAATTAGTGCAGCAAAGTGATGTGGTGAATGTTTCTGGTTCAGCAAGTACACCAGAAGAAGATGACATCCTCGATGCTGTTTTAGCGGCGCGAGATAGCTTATTGACTCAACTGAGTGCTGAAGAGCCTAAGGAGAGTGGTGGAAAAAAGTCTGAATCGGGACGCAAAGAGTTCGTAGCACCAAAACGAAAACCTTTAAAAGCAGTGTCCCATGAGGCAACACCGACTGATGATAACAAAACTCCTGAAATCGAGGCTAAGTCAAATTCGGTAGAGAATGAAGATAGGCCACCTTGGGAGGAGCCCGTAACGCCAGTTATTGCCGAGGAAGAGGTCGTTGGTGATATTCCATTCAGTCAGGCGGTTGAACAGCATAACTCAGCTATTCAAGGGGTTAAAAATCCTAAACCTGCACTAGATTCAAAACCGCTCGAAGTTGTGCCAATTCATGATGGTGCAGTGACGGGAAATGACATTGATTTGAAATGGTATCGTTTGATGTCAGCCCTTGATGTCGGAGGACGGGTACGCCAGTTGGCAGTCAATTCAGTGTGCCATCATTTTGTAGAGCCTCTTGCACTCTTGTTAAAACCGAATCAGAAGCATTTGTCAGCAGATGTCGCCATCGTTCAGTTAGAAGAGGCCTTGAGTAGGGCCTTAGATAAAGAAGTACATGTCACGGTTTCTGTGGGGATGGATACTACACGCGAAACACCATTGGAGATACGTCAGCGTTTTCATCAAGAATTACTATCTCAGGCACATCACGGCTTAATGAATGACAGTCATATTCAATGGCTGATTGCTGAGATGGATGCGGAGTTTGAAACCGATAGCTTAAGTTACAGTCCTGAATTGTTGAGTTTGAAAGGAAATACCATTGAGCTTGTCGATAAGTCGAACTTTAAGACGCTGCCTGAGTCATAA
- the adk gene encoding adenylate kinase: MRIMLLGAPGAGKGTQAQFIMEKYGIPQISTGDMLRAAVKAGTSLGLEAKKVMDAGQLVSDELIIGLVKERVAQADCENGFLLDGFPRTIPQADAMAEGGIAIDHVVEIDVPDEEIVKRMSGRRVHPGSGRVYHLVFNQPKVEGKDDVTGEDLAIRPDDEESTVRKRLDIYHEQTKPLVAYYGKVADSGQTKYSKFDGTQSVAVVSEEIVVALS; encoded by the coding sequence ATGCGCATCATGTTATTAGGTGCCCCAGGTGCCGGTAAAGGCACTCAGGCACAATTCATCATGGAAAAATATGGTATCCCGCAAATTTCTACAGGCGATATGTTACGTGCTGCAGTTAAAGCTGGTACTTCACTGGGCTTAGAAGCTAAAAAAGTGATGGATGCTGGTCAATTGGTTTCTGATGAATTGATTATTGGCCTAGTAAAAGAGCGTGTTGCTCAAGCGGATTGTGAAAATGGCTTCTTGTTAGATGGTTTTCCTCGTACGATTCCTCAAGCGGATGCTATGGCGGAAGGTGGCATTGCTATCGATCATGTCGTTGAGATCGATGTGCCCGATGAAGAGATTGTTAAGCGTATGAGTGGACGTCGTGTTCACCCTGGTTCTGGCCGTGTTTATCACCTTGTTTTTAATCAACCTAAGGTTGAGGGTAAAGATGATGTGACCGGAGAAGATTTGGCTATCCGTCCTGATGATGAAGAGAGCACAGTGCGTAAGCGTCTTGATATTTATCATGAACAGACTAAGCCGCTCGTTGCTTATTACGGTAAAGTTGCTGATAGTGGTCAAACTAAATACAGCAAGTTTGACGGTACGCAAAGTGTTGCAGTCGTTAGCGAAGAGATTGTGGTTGCTTTAAGTTAA
- a CDS encoding dicarboxylate/amino acid:cation symporter, whose translation MALTQSKKLGLTSKILIGMGAGIIIGLLLRNLFPDSSFIDEYITEGFLHVIGTVFVSGLKMLVVPLVFISLVCGTCSLSDPSKLGRLGGKTLAFYLFTTAIAITVAISVAIIIHPGNASLVSEGLSFNAKEAPSLSEVLINIVPTNPMKAMSEGNMLQIILFAVIFGFAISHIGERGKRVAALFNDLNEVIMRVVTLIMQLAPYGVFALMAKLALTLGLETFSSVVKYFLVVLGVLLIHGFIVYPALLKIFTGLNPFTFIRKMRDVQLFAFSTASSNATLPVTIEAAEHRLGVDNKIASFTLPLGATINMDGTAIMQGVATVFIAQVYGVDLTITDYTMVVVTATLASIGTAGVPGVGLIMLAMVLNQVGLPVEGIALIIGVDRLLDMVRTAVNVTGDTVATVIIAKSENEFDEVVYNDTQAGKTAGSFNAQLHAK comes from the coding sequence ATGGCATTAACTCAATCAAAAAAGCTCGGTCTCACGAGTAAGATACTTATCGGTATGGGAGCCGGTATCATAATAGGGTTACTTTTAAGGAATTTATTTCCCGATAGCAGTTTTATAGACGAATATATCACTGAGGGGTTTTTACACGTCATTGGCACTGTTTTCGTCTCTGGCCTTAAAATGTTGGTTGTCCCCTTGGTCTTTATCTCTCTCGTTTGCGGGACCTGCTCACTGAGTGATCCTTCTAAACTTGGACGACTCGGCGGCAAAACCCTCGCTTTTTATCTCTTCACTACCGCAATCGCAATTACCGTTGCGATCTCCGTTGCAATTATTATCCATCCTGGCAACGCGTCATTAGTCAGTGAAGGACTCAGCTTTAACGCAAAAGAAGCCCCCAGTTTATCAGAAGTGTTAATCAATATAGTCCCAACCAATCCGATGAAGGCGATGAGCGAAGGTAACATGCTTCAAATCATCCTATTTGCTGTCATTTTCGGTTTTGCTATATCACACATCGGCGAACGGGGAAAACGCGTTGCAGCGCTATTCAATGACCTTAACGAAGTCATTATGCGAGTGGTGACACTCATCATGCAGTTAGCTCCATATGGTGTCTTTGCTCTAATGGCAAAGTTGGCGCTCACATTGGGATTAGAAACCTTCAGCAGTGTGGTTAAGTACTTCTTGGTAGTCTTAGGAGTGTTGTTGATCCATGGATTTATTGTTTACCCAGCTCTACTCAAAATCTTTACCGGACTTAATCCTTTTACGTTTATCCGTAAAATGAGAGACGTGCAGCTATTTGCATTCAGTACAGCAAGTTCAAACGCCACTTTACCTGTCACGATTGAAGCCGCTGAACATAGGTTAGGTGTTGATAATAAAATCGCCTCTTTCACTCTGCCTTTGGGAGCGACAATCAATATGGATGGTACAGCCATCATGCAAGGTGTAGCGACGGTATTTATTGCACAAGTTTATGGTGTAGATCTTACCATCACTGACTATACTATGGTCGTTGTTACTGCCACATTAGCCTCGATTGGTACAGCTGGAGTGCCTGGTGTTGGGCTTATAATGCTCGCCATGGTACTTAATCAAGTCGGACTGCCAGTAGAAGGCATCGCACTGATTATCGGCGTAGACAGATTACTGGATATGGTAAGAACGGCGGTGAATGTCACCGGTGATACTGTTGCAACTGTTATTATTGCAAAGTCAGAAAATGAGTTTGATGAAGTCGTTTATAATGATACTCAAGCTGGAAAAACGGCAGGTAGCTTTAACGCACAACTGCACGCAAAATAA
- the apt gene encoding adenine phosphoribosyltransferase — protein sequence MNNESLALIKQSIKTIPDYPKPGILFRDVTSLLEDPIAYRATIDILAQHYKDHGFTKIVGTEARGFLFGAPLALALGVGFVPVRKPGKLPRETISESYELEYGHDVLELHIDAINENDKVLVVDDLLATGGTIEATVKLIRKLGGEVKHAAFVISLPELGGDKRLQEMDLKLVTLCEFEGE from the coding sequence ATGAATAACGAAAGCTTAGCGCTAATAAAACAGAGTATTAAAACGATTCCGGATTATCCAAAGCCTGGGATTCTTTTTAGAGATGTGACGAGTTTACTTGAAGATCCTATCGCCTATAGAGCAACGATAGATATCTTGGCCCAGCATTATAAAGATCATGGTTTTACCAAGATAGTGGGTACTGAGGCTCGCGGATTTTTATTTGGAGCTCCATTAGCATTAGCGTTAGGAGTGGGTTTTGTTCCTGTTCGTAAACCAGGTAAGTTACCTCGTGAAACGATCTCTGAAAGCTATGAACTTGAATATGGTCATGATGTTTTAGAACTTCATATTGATGCTATCAATGAAAATGACAAAGTGCTTGTTGTTGATGATCTGTTGGCTACTGGTGGCACGATTGAAGCTACCGTTAAACTTATTCGCAAACTCGGTGGTGAAGTTAAGCACGCCGCATTTGTTATCTCCTTACCTGAGTTAGGCGGTGATAAACGTCTTCAAGAGATGGATCTTAAATTAGTCACGCTTTGTGAGTTTGAAGGCGAATAA
- a CDS encoding YbaN family protein produces MVFKRGLYLICGLCSLALGLLGIPLPILPTVPFILLAAFCFARSSERLHQWLMNHPWFSEALADWEKKRAMRKGLKRKAYIVSGLSFAASITIVPLIWVKVMLVCCAIGLGLYLRQIPELED; encoded by the coding sequence ATGGTATTTAAGCGTGGGTTATATCTTATTTGTGGATTGTGTAGCTTAGCGTTAGGGTTACTTGGGATACCGTTACCCATCTTACCTACAGTGCCATTTATCCTATTAGCCGCTTTTTGTTTTGCGCGATCGAGTGAGCGTTTACATCAGTGGCTAATGAACCATCCTTGGTTTTCAGAGGCGCTGGCTGATTGGGAAAAGAAACGAGCTATGCGCAAAGGATTAAAGAGGAAAGCATATATTGTCAGTGGCTTGAGTTTTGCTGCTAGCATCACTATTGTTCCTCTCATTTGGGTTAAAGTGATGCTTGTGTGTTGTGCCATTGGGTTGGGCCTATATCTAAGGCAGATCCCTGAGTTGGAAGATTAA
- the recR gene encoding recombination mediator RecR codes for MKFSPLVDELIQSLKCLPGVGPKSAQRMAFQLLERDRKAGLSLASALASAMSDVGHCQACRTFTEEKLCPICASHKRGHSEVICVVETPADVLAIEAGGHFSGRYFVLLGHLSPLDGVGPDELGLSLLEAHLACGDISELILATNPTVEGDATAHFIADIAKGHQVVVSRIAHGVPVGGELEYVDSTTLALSFNGRLPL; via the coding sequence ATGAAATTTAGTCCTCTTGTTGATGAATTGATTCAATCATTAAAGTGTTTGCCTGGTGTAGGACCTAAGTCCGCTCAACGCATGGCGTTTCAGCTCTTGGAACGTGATCGCAAGGCGGGGCTATCTTTAGCCTCTGCATTGGCGAGTGCGATGAGTGATGTTGGTCATTGCCAAGCTTGCCGTACGTTTACCGAAGAGAAATTATGCCCGATTTGTGCCAGTCACAAACGAGGGCACTCTGAGGTTATTTGCGTGGTTGAAACGCCAGCTGATGTTTTGGCTATTGAAGCAGGAGGACACTTCTCCGGTCGATATTTTGTGTTGTTAGGCCATCTTTCTCCTCTTGATGGAGTCGGGCCTGACGAACTCGGTTTGTCACTGCTTGAAGCTCACTTAGCTTGTGGTGATATATCTGAGCTGATTCTCGCAACTAATCCGACAGTTGAAGGGGATGCAACGGCGCATTTTATTGCCGATATAGCTAAAGGCCATCAAGTCGTCGTTAGTCGAATTGCTCACGGTGTTCCTGTTGGCGGCGAACTTGAATATGTAGACAGCACCACATTGGCACTCTCTTTTAATGGACGTTTGCCCTTATAG
- a CDS encoding tetratricopeptide repeat protein, translated as MEAILELTKDNIQDVVDASMKQIVVLAFWSQQSPESVALSQTLTEMAQKQLGRFVLAKVDCDNEIEIANYFQIQNMPTTLVLSEGKPIDGFAGQQEEEQIVAMLDKHLPAQWQVQLNEAKTLLALQDAEPALVLLKQAYTESANAEVALVYADACLMLGDFESAVELLATVGLADQDSYYQSLKAKLALALDAADSPEIRQLQQLVDNEPDNIAQLLLLVRALHQAKRNEEALALLFSPLSKDIGVENGNAKQLFLEILTALGQGNTLANQYRRKLYSLLY; from the coding sequence ATGGAAGCTATTTTGGAACTGACTAAAGATAATATTCAAGATGTGGTTGATGCATCGATGAAGCAAATTGTTGTCTTAGCTTTTTGGTCGCAACAAAGTCCTGAAAGCGTTGCGCTATCTCAAACCTTGACGGAGATGGCACAAAAGCAATTGGGTCGTTTTGTGTTGGCAAAAGTGGATTGTGATAATGAGATAGAGATAGCTAACTATTTTCAAATTCAAAATATGCCGACCACGTTAGTGTTAAGCGAAGGAAAACCTATTGATGGCTTTGCTGGTCAACAAGAGGAGGAACAAATAGTCGCGATGCTGGATAAGCATCTGCCCGCTCAATGGCAAGTTCAACTTAATGAAGCAAAAACCCTATTGGCGTTACAAGATGCTGAACCTGCTTTAGTACTATTGAAGCAAGCATACACAGAGTCAGCCAATGCCGAAGTGGCTTTGGTTTATGCTGATGCATGCTTGATGTTGGGTGATTTTGAATCTGCTGTAGAGCTGTTAGCCACCGTAGGACTTGCCGATCAAGACAGTTATTATCAAAGCTTGAAGGCAAAGTTGGCCTTGGCATTAGATGCGGCAGATAGTCCTGAGATTAGGCAGTTACAGCAGCTTGTTGACAATGAACCTGACAATATTGCTCAATTACTCTTACTCGTTAGAGCGCTGCATCAAGCAAAGCGTAATGAGGAAGCCTTAGCCCTCTTATTCAGTCCGTTATCGAAAGATATTGGTGTCGAAAACGGTAATGCTAAACAGTTATTTTTAGAAATTCTGACGGCGTTAGGCCAGGGGAATACACTGGCAAACCAATATCGTCGTAAGTTATATAGTCTCTTATACTAA
- a CDS encoding YbaB/EbfC family nucleoid-associated protein has product MFGKGGMGNLMKQAQMMQDKMAKVQEEIARMEVTGEAGAGLVKVTMTGSHSVRKVDIDPSLLADDKEMLEDLIAAACNDAARRVEENQKERMAEVTGGMQLPPGMKMPF; this is encoded by the coding sequence ATGTTTGGAAAAGGCGGTATGGGTAACCTGATGAAACAGGCCCAGATGATGCAAGATAAAATGGCCAAAGTGCAGGAAGAGATTGCACGTATGGAAGTCACCGGTGAAGCGGGTGCTGGTCTTGTAAAAGTGACCATGACAGGTTCTCACAGTGTACGTAAAGTGGATATCGATCCTAGCCTGTTAGCAGATGATAAAGAGATGCTAGAAGATCTTATTGCTGCGGCGTGTAACGATGCAGCTCGTCGTGTTGAAGAGAATCAAAAAGAGAGAATGGCTGAAGTGACAGGTGGAATGCAACTACCACCTGGCATGAAAATGCCATTTTAA